One genomic segment of Drosophila melanogaster chromosome 3L includes these proteins:
- the Clc gene encoding clathrin light chain, isoform C: MDFGDDFAAKEDVDPAAEFLAREQSALGDLEAEITGGSASAPPAASTDEGLGELLGGTASEGDLLSAGGTGGLESSTGSFEVIGGESNEPVGISGPPPSREEPEKIRKWREEQKQRLEEKDIEEERKKEELRQQSKKELDDWLRQIGESISKTKLASRNAEKQAATLENGTIEPGTEWERIAKLCDFNPKVNKAGKDVSRMRSIYLHLKQNPIQVQKST; the protein is encoded by the coding sequence ATGGACTTCGGAGACGATTTCGCTGCCAAGGAGGACGTGGATCCGGCGGCCGAGTTCCTGGCGCGCGAACAGTCAGCTCTCGGGGACTTGGAGGCGGAGATTACGGGTGGATCTGCATCAGCTCCTCCGGCTGCATCCACAGACGAGGGCTTGGGTGAGCTTCTGGGAGGCACCGCCTCCGAAGGCGATCTGCTCTCTGCTGGCGGCACGGGTGGCCTCGAATCCTCCACTGGCAGTTTTGAGGTCATTGGTGGCGAGTCCAATGAACCCGTGGGCATATCCGGTCCGCCGCCGTCGCGGGAAGAGCCCGAAAAGATACGCAAATGGCGCGAAGAGCAAAAGCAACGACTGGAGGAGAAGGACATCGAGGAGGAGCGAAAAAAGGAGGAACTCCGACAGCAGTCCAAGAAGGAGCTGGACGACTGGTTGCGCCAGATTGGCGAGTCCATATCGAAGACCAAACTGGCGTCGCGGAATGCCGAGAAACAAGCCGCCACCCTGGAGAATGGCACCATCGAGCCGGGCACCGAATGGGAGCGCATAGCCAAGCTCTGCGACTTCAATCCCAAGGTGAACAAGGCGGGAAAGGACGTCTCCCGCATGCGATCCATCTACCTGCACCTCAAGCAGAATC